One Kribbella sp. NBC_00662 genomic region harbors:
- a CDS encoding SDR family NAD(P)-dependent oxidoreductase: MTQRIAVVTGANQGIGYALVEELANRMNPEDLVLLTGRSPERVASAVEQMNHRAAGGGARVEGRVVDVTDEGAVRRLAEELGAVDLVVSNAVGPLEPGKTPAEQVDEFVDVANLGAQYMLRAFGPRVRPGGRLVVVASSLGTLAQLPEELWGRFDGVSLDEVEKVVEEWRAAVHDGTAAEAGWPEWVNLPSKVAQVAAVRAVAAERREKDLREDTLVASVCPGLVDTRASRPWFDDFSQAKSPQDAVRPIVDLLLADHVDPALYGELIRDGKVVEWKPSTRR, encoded by the coding sequence ATGACACAACGGATCGCAGTAGTAACCGGCGCCAACCAAGGCATCGGATATGCCCTCGTAGAAGAACTCGCCAACCGCATGAACCCGGAAGACCTGGTTCTACTCACCGGCAGGAGCCCAGAACGCGTCGCATCTGCGGTGGAACAGATGAACCACCGAGCCGCCGGCGGCGGGGCTCGGGTCGAGGGGCGGGTGGTGGATGTGACCGATGAGGGGGCCGTGCGGCGGTTGGCGGAGGAGCTTGGTGCGGTGGACCTGGTGGTGTCCAACGCGGTGGGGCCGTTGGAGCCGGGGAAGACGCCGGCGGAGCAAGTGGATGAGTTTGTGGATGTGGCGAATCTGGGGGCGCAGTACATGCTGCGGGCGTTCGGGCCGAGGGTTCGGCCGGGTGGGCGGTTGGTGGTGGTGGCTAGTTCGTTGGGGACCTTGGCGCAGTTGCCGGAGGAGCTGTGGGGGCGGTTCGACGGGGTTTCGTTGGACGAGGTCGAGAAGGTTGTGGAGGAGTGGCGGGCCGCCGTACATGACGGGACGGCGGCGGAGGCGGGCTGGCCGGAGTGGGTGAATCTTCCGTCGAAGGTGGCGCAGGTGGCCGCGGTTCGGGCGGTCGCGGCGGAGCGGCGGGAGAAGGACCTGCGGGAGGACACCCTGGTCGCGTCCGTCTGCCCGGGGCTGGTCGACACCCGGGCGTCGCGGCCGTGGTTCGACGACTTCAGCCAGGCCAAGTCGCCGCAGGACGCCGTCCGGCCGATCGTGGACCTGCTCCTCGCCGACCACGTCGACCCGGCGTTGTACGGCGAGCTGATCCGCGACGGCAAGGTCGTCGAGTGGAAGCCGTCCACCCGTCGGTAG
- a CDS encoding LysR family transcriptional regulator, whose amino-acid sequence MDFTDVSLVALRVFREVAERGTFTAAASALGYTQSAVSRQIAALERAAGNRLLERRREGVALTTAGQVVLRNAAAVLDQLDATARELAGLPVEGGTVRLGWFPSAGAVLLPRAISAVRRTHPAITVTTREGSTPNLVRALRAGTIDLALIASAPPFRPPDAESPALKLETLAERTLRLAVPTGHPLAAHDSVDVADLRGQRWIAGPASSSELWMGVWPGLDERPVIAHIVRDWLAKLHLVAAGAGLTTISASMASAVPPGVRVVTVRGGPQELRRTMLARLPGRAPEPTLVLAAALRTAALEVNPPA is encoded by the coding sequence ATGGACTTCACCGACGTCTCGCTGGTTGCGTTGCGGGTCTTCCGAGAGGTCGCGGAGCGCGGTACGTTCACCGCGGCCGCATCCGCGCTCGGTTACACGCAGTCCGCCGTCTCCCGTCAGATCGCCGCGCTCGAACGGGCCGCCGGAAACCGGCTCCTGGAGAGACGGCGTGAAGGTGTCGCGTTGACTACGGCCGGTCAGGTCGTACTGCGGAACGCCGCCGCCGTCCTCGACCAGCTCGACGCGACCGCGCGCGAGCTCGCCGGCCTCCCGGTCGAGGGCGGGACCGTGCGGCTCGGCTGGTTCCCCAGCGCCGGCGCGGTCTTGTTGCCCAGAGCAATCAGCGCGGTACGGCGTACGCACCCGGCGATCACCGTCACGACCAGGGAAGGGTCGACGCCCAACCTGGTCCGGGCGCTCCGGGCCGGGACGATCGACCTCGCGTTGATCGCGTCCGCGCCACCGTTCCGCCCGCCGGATGCCGAGTCGCCCGCGCTCAAACTGGAGACGCTCGCCGAGCGAACCCTCCGCCTGGCCGTGCCGACCGGGCACCCGCTCGCGGCACACGACTCGGTCGACGTCGCGGACCTGCGGGGTCAGCGCTGGATCGCCGGACCCGCATCCTCCAGCGAACTCTGGATGGGCGTCTGGCCGGGCCTCGACGAACGCCCGGTCATCGCCCACATCGTCCGCGACTGGCTCGCCAAGCTCCACCTGGTCGCGGCCGGCGCAGGCCTCACCACGATCTCGGCGTCGATGGCCTCCGCAGTACCACCCGGTGTCCGAGTAGTCACCGTCCGCGGCGGCCCCCAAGAACTCCGCCGCACGATGCTGGCCCGCCTCCCCGGCCGGGCCCCCGAACCGACCCTCGTACTGGCCGCCGCCCTCCGCACCGCCGCCCTCGAGGTCAACCCACCGGCCTGA
- a CDS encoding hemolysin family protein — translation MLILAGLGLILVLTVATGYFVSQEFAYVAVDRSRLRTLAEDGDAAAARALKVTSRLSFVLSGAQVGITITALLAGYFAEPYLGEGLEHLLGSAGVPTSVSMSISVILALLLATIIQMVLGELAPKNLAIAKAEAIALRLSRSTLWYLRLAGPVIHLFDSASNRILRRVGIEPVEELPQGATPKELDRIIETSYEQGLLDQDTMRLLDRGLDFRGRTAGEAMVPRVDVVTMHRDEPLTRVVELLDTGHSRFPVIGDSVDEVIGVVAIGDVVELEPADRAEIAVGSLASPAVAVPTTLPLPGVLERLRVARRQLAIVVDEYGGFAGIVSLEDIAEELVGEIRDEDDLPETGLVQGGDGSWVVPARWRLDQVEEATGVQLPEGDDYETVSGLVMARLGRIPLVGDEIAVELPQRIDHDGRPIPTEYARLTVQTIERRVPGIVVMERLS, via the coding sequence ATGCTGATCCTGGCCGGCCTGGGCCTGATCCTGGTGCTGACCGTTGCCACCGGCTACTTCGTCTCCCAGGAATTCGCGTACGTCGCCGTCGACCGGAGCCGCCTCCGCACTCTGGCCGAGGACGGTGACGCGGCCGCCGCGCGAGCGCTGAAGGTCACCTCGCGGCTGTCGTTCGTGCTGTCCGGCGCGCAGGTCGGCATCACGATCACCGCACTGCTGGCCGGGTACTTCGCCGAGCCGTACCTCGGCGAGGGTCTCGAGCACCTGCTCGGCTCGGCCGGCGTACCAACCTCCGTGAGCATGTCGATCTCGGTGATCCTGGCGTTGCTGCTAGCAACGATCATCCAGATGGTGCTCGGTGAGCTGGCGCCGAAGAACCTGGCGATCGCGAAGGCCGAGGCGATCGCCCTGCGGCTGTCCCGATCGACCCTGTGGTACCTGCGGCTCGCGGGGCCGGTCATCCACCTGTTCGACTCGGCCTCGAACCGGATCCTGCGCCGGGTCGGGATCGAGCCGGTCGAGGAGCTGCCGCAGGGCGCGACCCCGAAAGAGCTCGACCGGATCATCGAGACGTCGTACGAGCAGGGCCTGCTGGACCAGGACACCATGCGGCTGCTCGATCGCGGCCTCGACTTCCGCGGCCGGACCGCCGGCGAGGCGATGGTCCCGCGCGTCGATGTGGTGACGATGCATCGCGACGAGCCGCTGACCCGCGTGGTCGAGCTGTTGGACACCGGGCACAGCCGGTTCCCGGTGATCGGCGACTCGGTCGACGAGGTGATCGGCGTGGTCGCGATCGGCGATGTGGTCGAGCTGGAGCCGGCCGACCGGGCCGAGATCGCTGTCGGTTCGTTGGCGTCACCCGCGGTCGCCGTACCCACCACGTTGCCGCTGCCCGGCGTACTCGAGCGGCTTCGGGTCGCACGCCGCCAGCTCGCGATCGTGGTCGACGAGTACGGCGGGTTCGCCGGGATCGTGTCGCTCGAGGACATCGCCGAGGAACTGGTCGGCGAGATCCGCGACGAGGACGACCTGCCGGAGACCGGTCTGGTGCAGGGCGGCGACGGGTCGTGGGTGGTGCCGGCTCGCTGGCGGCTCGATCAGGTCGAGGAGGCAACCGGCGTACAGCTGCCCGAGGGCGACGACTACGAGACGGTGTCCGGTCTGGTGATGGCTCGGCTCGGCCGCATCCCGCTCGTCGGTGACGAGATCGCGGTGGAGCTGCCGCAGCGGATCGATCACGACGGCCGGCCGATCCCGACGGAGTACGCGCGGCTGACCGTGCAGACCATCGAACGCCGGGTGCCCGGCATCGTGGTGATGGAGCGGCTGTCATGA